A single window of Hymenobacter sp. APR13 DNA harbors:
- a CDS encoding sensor histidine kinase: MDRITSYFMPAGFVGTPDQTRQARIITNTVLLTSLFSFNFLLLCWWAGFWPGMYLMIFNVVAFLVLPFGFRQGLFSYVTFGYIYLVAGYLGVFLNSVYQGGYFAATTSWLVLCPVSATFLLGRRAGIIFFVVSLLSVVGLWELERRGIHLPSTVPPEHRLFWSLDILGGLMLILLVVSLVFDQINQNTLRQLTENNDLLSLRTSQLEQSLSELRATQAMLVHSEKMASLGELTAGIAHEIQNPMNFVNNFSEVSCELLQELPPTMFTALPAAQQALVQGTLETLGRNLARITRHGQRVDGIVRSMLQHAHTGPRERQLTDLNQLTTEYLNLAYSSLRAKDPAFHAALHTNLAPDLGLANVVAPDIGRVLLNLFNNGLYALQEQRRKQPAGYLPALTVSTHRVGAEVEIRVSDNGCGMPEEVRQKVFQPFFTTKPAGTGTGLGLSLSHDIVVKGHGGRFLVDSQPGQGTEFQLWLPV, translated from the coding sequence ATGGATCGAATTACCTCCTACTTTATGCCGGCGGGCTTCGTCGGCACCCCGGACCAAACGCGGCAGGCGCGCATCATCACCAACACGGTGTTGCTGACCAGCCTGTTCTCGTTCAACTTTCTGCTGCTGTGCTGGTGGGCCGGGTTCTGGCCGGGCATGTACCTGATGATCTTCAACGTGGTGGCCTTTCTGGTGCTGCCGTTCGGGTTTCGGCAGGGGCTGTTTTCCTACGTCACGTTCGGCTACATCTACCTGGTGGCGGGCTACCTGGGCGTGTTTCTGAACAGCGTGTACCAGGGCGGCTACTTTGCGGCCACCACCAGCTGGCTGGTGCTGTGCCCGGTGTCGGCCACGTTTCTGCTGGGCCGGCGGGCAGGCATCATCTTCTTCGTGGTGTCGTTGCTGAGCGTGGTGGGGCTCTGGGAGCTGGAGCGGCGCGGCATCCATCTGCCCAGCACGGTGCCGCCCGAGCACCGCCTGTTCTGGAGCCTCGACATCCTGGGCGGGCTGATGCTGATTCTGTTGGTGGTGTCGCTGGTGTTCGACCAGATAAACCAGAACACCCTGCGCCAGCTCACCGAAAACAACGACCTGCTCTCGCTGCGCACCAGCCAGCTGGAACAGTCGCTGAGCGAGCTGCGCGCCACCCAGGCCATGCTGGTGCACAGCGAGAAGATGGCCAGCCTCGGGGAGTTGACAGCCGGCATTGCCCACGAGATTCAGAACCCAATGAACTTCGTCAACAACTTCTCGGAGGTGAGCTGCGAGTTGCTGCAGGAGCTGCCGCCGACCATGTTTACGGCCCTGCCCGCCGCGCAGCAGGCGCTGGTGCAGGGCACGCTCGAAACGCTGGGCCGCAACCTAGCCCGCATCACGCGCCACGGCCAGCGCGTGGATGGCATTGTGCGCAGCATGCTGCAGCACGCCCACACCGGCCCCCGCGAGCGGCAGCTCACCGACCTCAACCAACTGACCACCGAGTACCTCAACCTGGCCTACTCCAGCCTGCGCGCCAAAGACCCGGCTTTCCATGCCGCCCTGCACACCAACCTGGCCCCCGACCTGGGTTTGGCCAACGTGGTGGCGCCCGACATTGGCCGGGTGCTGCTGAACCTGTTCAACAACGGCCTCTATGCCCTGCAAGAACAGCGGCGCAAGCAGCCCGCTGGCTACCTGCCCGCCCTCACGGTGAGCACCCACCGGGTGGGCGCGGAGGTGGAAATCAGGGTGAGCGACAATGGCTGCGGCATGCCCGAGGAAGTGCGCCAGAAGGTGTTCCAGCCCTTTTTCACCACCAAGCCAGCCGGTACCGGTACCGGCCTCGGCCTCTCCCTCTCCCACGACATCGTAGTGAAAGGCCACGGCGGACGTTTTCTCGTAGATTCTCAGCCCGGCCAAGGCACCGAATTCCAACTGTGGCTGCCGGTTTAG
- a CDS encoding DUF6989 domain-containing protein: MSPTSTLPAPAPSRATQYRLPVMLGLMALGILALIHDSITGLGWTTAARWGYSLTAAYALYALWARDVVVGRLLGFALAAGLAELPADAYLVQVTNTLVYPQPEPMLWASPVYMPFSWAVVLTQIGFVAWLLLPRLGPWRTGLLLVPISGILIPLYEKWAISAGWWQYQGAPSWHGVPYYIFLAEALLMLPVPWLLLRAVGRGGRWLLLAGLAEGVVMLLACLIAFTLLG; the protein is encoded by the coding sequence ATGAGCCCCACCTCTACTCTCCCCGCCCCTGCCCCGTCCCGCGCCACGCAGTACCGCCTGCCCGTGATGCTGGGTTTGATGGCGCTGGGCATCCTGGCCCTCATCCACGACAGTATTACGGGCCTGGGCTGGACCACGGCAGCCCGCTGGGGCTACTCGCTCACGGCCGCCTACGCCCTCTACGCCCTCTGGGCCCGCGACGTGGTGGTGGGGCGGCTGCTGGGCTTTGCTTTGGCGGCCGGCCTGGCCGAGCTGCCCGCCGATGCCTACCTGGTGCAGGTTACCAACACGCTGGTGTACCCGCAGCCGGAGCCCATGCTGTGGGCGTCGCCGGTGTATATGCCGTTCAGCTGGGCCGTGGTGCTCACCCAGATTGGGTTTGTGGCCTGGCTGCTGCTGCCGCGGCTGGGGCCGTGGCGCACCGGCCTGCTGCTGGTACCCATCAGCGGGATCCTGATTCCGCTGTATGAGAAATGGGCCATCAGCGCGGGTTGGTGGCAGTACCAGGGCGCGCCCAGCTGGCACGGGGTGCCCTACTATATCTTCCTGGCCGAGGCGCTGCTGATGCTGCCGGTGCCGTGGCTGCTGCTGCGCGCCGTGGGCCGGGGCGGCCGCTGGCTCCTGCTGGCCGGCCTGGCCGAGGGCGTAGTGATGCTGCTGGCCTGCCTGATAGCCTTCACGCTGCTGGGGTAG
- a CDS encoding FAD-dependent oxidoreductase — MPKKVVILGGGVAGMSAAHELIERGFAVEIYERQPHYVGGKARSVDVPDSATPGHQPLPGEHGFRFFPGFYRHITDTMKRIPYGQNRQGVFDNLVPTQRVMMARTGKPPVAAPVNFPKTRADWQALLDGLLHADTGLTDSDKKLFADRVWQLLTSSYERRQQSYERVAWWQYMSTDQQCGTRQPCPYELYCVGGLTHSLVAAQPQLMSTKTGGDILLQLLLLMANPGAHTDRVLNGPTNDVWLNPWLQYLKSKGMVYHHNQLTTALHCDPATRLISGATVLDLETHQTRTVQADYYLAAVPLERMAKLISPDMVKLDPTLGFVEHLSNPHLHTLNWMNGVQFYLREDVQLTKGHVICIDSPWAITVISQPQFWPDFPMSSYGDGQAKGLLSVDVSNWFAKGVLDWPLDDGTTGPKQACDCTLDEIVKEVWAQLEQSLNTPGLPPLLGPDLLLRAYVDADIRPEQLSAPAQALDVPTRSGHNDEPLLVNTANSWSLRPEASTGIANLFLAADYVRTNTDLATMEGANEAARRAVNGIIAASGAKVPTCRIWDLHEPGVLAVLRWLDRRRFAQGLPWTNEVPWLGKLLHRLNYLFHQFRRFK, encoded by the coding sequence ATGCCGAAAAAAGTAGTTATTCTGGGAGGGGGCGTTGCGGGCATGAGTGCCGCGCACGAGTTGATTGAGCGCGGCTTTGCCGTGGAGATTTACGAGCGGCAGCCGCACTACGTGGGCGGCAAGGCCCGCAGCGTAGACGTGCCCGATAGTGCCACACCCGGCCACCAGCCGCTGCCCGGCGAGCATGGCTTCCGATTTTTTCCCGGCTTCTACCGCCACATCACCGACACCATGAAGCGCATCCCCTACGGCCAGAACCGGCAGGGCGTGTTCGACAACCTGGTGCCCACCCAGCGCGTGATGATGGCCCGCACCGGCAAGCCGCCCGTGGCGGCGCCCGTCAACTTCCCCAAAACCCGCGCCGACTGGCAGGCCCTGCTCGACGGCCTGCTGCACGCCGACACCGGCCTGACCGATTCCGACAAAAAGCTGTTTGCCGACCGGGTGTGGCAGCTGCTCACCAGCTCCTACGAGCGCCGCCAGCAGAGCTACGAGCGGGTGGCGTGGTGGCAGTACATGAGCACCGACCAGCAGTGTGGCACCCGCCAGCCCTGTCCCTACGAGCTGTACTGCGTGGGCGGCCTCACCCACTCGCTGGTGGCGGCCCAGCCCCAGCTGATGAGCACCAAAACCGGCGGCGACATTCTGCTGCAGCTGCTGCTGCTGATGGCCAACCCCGGTGCCCACACCGACCGGGTGCTGAATGGCCCCACCAACGACGTGTGGCTGAACCCGTGGCTGCAGTACCTGAAAAGCAAGGGCATGGTGTACCATCACAACCAGCTCACCACGGCCCTGCACTGCGACCCCGCCACGCGCCTGATCAGCGGGGCCACGGTGCTGGACCTGGAGACGCACCAGACCCGCACCGTGCAGGCCGACTACTACCTGGCGGCCGTGCCGCTGGAGCGCATGGCCAAGCTCATCAGCCCCGATATGGTGAAGCTGGACCCCACGCTGGGCTTTGTGGAGCACCTGAGCAATCCGCACCTGCACACGCTGAACTGGATGAACGGCGTGCAGTTCTACCTGCGCGAAGACGTGCAGCTCACCAAAGGCCACGTTATCTGCATTGATTCGCCGTGGGCCATTACCGTCATTTCGCAGCCGCAGTTCTGGCCCGATTTTCCGATGAGCAGCTACGGCGACGGGCAGGCCAAAGGGCTGCTGTCGGTGGACGTGTCGAACTGGTTTGCCAAGGGCGTGCTCGACTGGCCCCTCGACGACGGCACCACCGGCCCCAAGCAGGCCTGCGACTGTACCTTGGATGAGATAGTGAAGGAAGTATGGGCCCAGCTGGAGCAGAGCCTGAACACGCCCGGCCTGCCGCCCCTGCTCGGCCCCGACCTGCTCCTGCGCGCCTACGTGGATGCCGACATCCGGCCGGAGCAACTGAGCGCGCCGGCGCAGGCCCTGGACGTGCCCACCCGCTCGGGCCACAACGACGAGCCGCTGCTGGTGAACACGGCCAACTCCTGGAGCCTTCGCCCGGAAGCCAGCACTGGCATCGCCAACCTGTTTCTGGCTGCCGACTACGTGCGCACCAACACCGACCTGGCCACCATGGAAGGCGCCAACGAGGCCGCCCGCCGTGCCGTGAACGGCATCATTGCCGCTAGCGGGGCCAAGGTGCCTACCTGCCGCATCTGGGATTTGCACGAGCCCGGGGTGCTGGCCGTGCTCCGCTGGCTGGACCGCCGCCGCTTCGCCCAGGGCCTGCCCTGGACCAACGAAGTGCCCTGGCTGGGCAAACTGCTGCACCGCCTCAACTACCTGTTCCACCAGTTTCGCCGCTTCAAATGA
- a CDS encoding SDR family oxidoreductase, protein MKQHAQTLPYPAKQADMKLQPAMDFSTYRAAGKLQDKVALITGSDSGIGRAVAVAFAMEGAHVAVLFNENVVDAEETKRLVEAQGRRCILLQSDVRDPEQCKQAVRRTLAELGGLNILVNNAAFQMAQEKFEDIPEEQIRRTFDTNILGYIWMAQAAVPHLKKDDCIINTGSIVGLTGIPILIDYACTKSAIHALTKSLATHLGERGIRVNCVVPGPVWTPNIPGTMPREEIEKFGYEVALARPGQPEELAPAYVLLASQDGSFMTGSLVHVTGGKMSSDQ, encoded by the coding sequence ATGAAGCAGCACGCCCAGACGCTGCCCTACCCCGCCAAGCAGGCCGATATGAAGCTGCAGCCGGCCATGGACTTCAGCACCTACCGCGCCGCCGGCAAGCTCCAGGATAAGGTGGCCCTCATCACCGGCTCCGACTCCGGCATCGGGCGGGCCGTGGCCGTGGCCTTTGCCATGGAAGGCGCCCACGTGGCCGTGCTCTTCAACGAAAATGTGGTGGACGCCGAGGAAACCAAGCGCCTCGTAGAGGCCCAGGGCCGCCGCTGCATCTTGCTCCAGAGCGACGTGCGCGACCCGGAGCAGTGCAAGCAGGCCGTGCGCCGCACGCTGGCCGAGCTGGGCGGCCTTAACATCCTGGTCAACAACGCCGCCTTCCAGATGGCCCAGGAGAAGTTCGAGGACATCCCGGAAGAACAGATTCGCCGCACCTTCGACACCAACATCCTGGGCTACATCTGGATGGCGCAGGCGGCCGTGCCGCACCTCAAAAAAGACGACTGCATCATCAACACCGGCAGCATCGTGGGCCTCACCGGCATCCCGATTCTGATTGATTACGCCTGCACCAAGTCGGCCATTCACGCCCTCACCAAGAGCCTGGCCACGCACCTCGGCGAGCGGGGTATCCGGGTGAACTGCGTGGTGCCCGGCCCGGTCTGGACGCCCAACATCCCCGGCACCATGCCCCGCGAGGAAATCGAGAAGTTCGGCTACGAAGTGGCCCTGGCCCGTCCCGGTCAGCCTGAGGAACTGGCCCCCGCCTACGTGCTGCTGGCCTCCCAGGACGGCTCGTTCATGACCGGCAGCCTCGTGCACGTCACCGGCGGCAAAATGAGCAGCGACCAGTAA
- a CDS encoding gluconate 2-dehydrogenase subunit 3 family protein produces the protein MPHYPEGTVRALLQTELVTPATRAALEARLNAPADYTPQFFDADTYQLLRAVAARIFPQPDRETPIELAPAVDKRLTDGTADGWRYDAMPPDREAYRLGLGGINQAAEAQFQQPFMALSAEQQDVVIGQLAAGKAAGENWQQVPQDRLFEEMLAELTENYYAHPLAQEEIGYVGMADVPGWPHVTPNTLEPREPEPISN, from the coding sequence ATGCCCCACTATCCCGAAGGCACCGTCCGGGCGCTGCTCCAGACCGAGCTGGTGACGCCCGCCACCCGCGCCGCCCTGGAAGCCCGCCTCAACGCCCCGGCCGACTACACTCCGCAGTTTTTCGACGCGGATACTTACCAGTTGCTGCGCGCCGTGGCCGCCCGCATCTTCCCCCAGCCCGACCGCGAAACGCCCATCGAGCTGGCCCCGGCCGTGGACAAGCGCCTCACCGACGGCACCGCCGACGGCTGGCGCTACGATGCCATGCCCCCCGACCGCGAAGCCTACCGCCTCGGCCTGGGCGGCATCAACCAGGCCGCCGAAGCGCAGTTTCAGCAGCCCTTCATGGCCCTGAGCGCCGAGCAGCAGGACGTGGTTATCGGGCAGCTGGCCGCCGGTAAGGCTGCCGGCGAAAACTGGCAGCAGGTGCCCCAGGACCGGCTTTTCGAGGAAATGCTGGCCGAGCTGACCGAGAACTACTACGCCCACCCGCTGGCCCAAGAAGAAATCGGCTACGTGGGTATGGCCGACGTGCCCGGCTGGCCCCACGTCACCCCCAACACCCTCGAACCCCGCGAGCCTGAGCCAATTAGTAATTGA
- a CDS encoding GMC family oxidoreductase — protein sequence MPDEEVLEEGLLNPVQPEIQDPLLKSILADNATPATEPTGEEAPNPLPDPTDEVDCVVIGTGAGGAPLLARLAMAGLKVVALEAGPRRDPTKDYATDEKAQNFLFWNDERLSAGQNPVAFGKNNSGTGVGGSTLHYTAYTPRAHRGDLQLHTDFGQGVDWPFGIEELEPYYEEIEHFLGVSGPTPYPWDAGRRKGYPLAPLPLNGAALLMQKACAQLGIQTSPAANAALSARYYQEGIGWREACTNRGFCQAGCNRGAKASMDVTFLPLAESFGAEIRADAYVTEIERDASGRVVAVVYEQHGRTVRQRCRHLFLCAGAVETPRLLMLNELALNSGQVGKHFMAHPGMQVWGTFEDDIRPYKGIPGGLISEDTHRPKDADFAGGYLLQSIGVMPVTFATQMVRQRKLWGQPLRDYMRTYNHTAGINILGDCLPHAANFMELSDEKDARGLPKPRLHFTAQENEQRMNRHAEKLMRQIWEAAGAKDIWAFERYAHVIGTARMGLSGDDAVVNPDGKAFDVPNLYICDNSVFPSALSVNPALTIMALSLRTADKFLANLR from the coding sequence ATGCCCGACGAAGAAGTACTCGAAGAAGGCTTGCTGAACCCGGTTCAGCCCGAAATTCAGGATCCGCTGCTGAAAAGCATTCTGGCCGACAACGCCACTCCAGCCACCGAGCCCACCGGCGAGGAAGCCCCTAATCCGCTGCCCGACCCCACCGACGAGGTGGACTGCGTGGTGATTGGTACCGGCGCGGGCGGTGCGCCCTTGCTGGCCCGCCTGGCCATGGCCGGCCTGAAAGTGGTAGCCCTGGAAGCCGGCCCCCGCCGCGACCCGACCAAGGATTACGCCACCGACGAAAAAGCGCAGAACTTCCTGTTCTGGAACGATGAGCGCCTCTCGGCCGGCCAGAACCCGGTGGCCTTCGGCAAGAACAACTCCGGTACCGGCGTGGGCGGCTCCACGCTGCACTACACCGCCTACACCCCCCGCGCCCATCGCGGCGACCTGCAGCTGCACACCGACTTCGGCCAGGGCGTCGACTGGCCCTTCGGCATCGAGGAACTGGAGCCGTACTACGAGGAAATTGAGCACTTCCTGGGCGTTTCTGGCCCCACCCCTTACCCCTGGGATGCCGGCCGCCGCAAGGGCTACCCGCTGGCGCCGCTGCCCCTGAACGGCGCGGCTTTGCTTATGCAGAAAGCCTGCGCCCAGCTGGGCATCCAGACTTCGCCGGCGGCCAATGCGGCCCTCTCGGCGCGCTATTACCAGGAGGGCATTGGCTGGCGCGAGGCCTGCACCAACCGGGGCTTCTGCCAGGCCGGCTGCAACCGCGGCGCCAAGGCCAGCATGGACGTCACTTTCCTGCCGCTGGCCGAAAGCTTCGGCGCTGAAATTCGGGCCGATGCCTACGTGACGGAGATTGAGCGCGACGCCTCCGGCCGCGTGGTGGCCGTGGTGTACGAGCAGCACGGCCGCACCGTGCGCCAGCGTTGCCGCCACCTGTTTTTGTGCGCCGGCGCTGTAGAAACGCCGCGTCTGCTGATGCTCAACGAGCTGGCCCTCAACAGCGGGCAGGTCGGCAAGCACTTCATGGCTCACCCCGGCATGCAGGTCTGGGGCACGTTCGAGGACGACATCCGGCCCTACAAAGGCATTCCCGGTGGCCTGATTTCCGAGGACACTCACCGCCCCAAAGACGCCGACTTTGCCGGCGGCTACCTGCTGCAAAGCATCGGGGTGATGCCCGTGACCTTCGCCACCCAGATGGTGCGCCAGCGCAAGCTCTGGGGCCAGCCCCTGCGCGACTACATGCGCACCTACAACCACACGGCCGGCATCAACATTCTGGGCGACTGCCTGCCCCATGCCGCCAACTTCATGGAGCTCAGCGACGAGAAGGATGCCCGCGGCCTGCCCAAGCCGCGCCTGCACTTCACGGCCCAGGAAAACGAGCAGCGCATGAACCGCCACGCCGAAAAGCTGATGCGCCAGATCTGGGAAGCCGCCGGCGCCAAGGATATCTGGGCCTTTGAGCGCTACGCCCACGTCATCGGGACGGCACGCATGGGCCTGAGCGGCGACGATGCGGTGGTCAACCCCGACGGCAAGGCCTTCGACGTGCCCAACCTCTACATCTGCGACAACTCGGTATTCCCCAGCGCCCTGAGTGTGAACCCTGCCCTCACCATCATGGCCCTCAGCCTGCGCACCGCCGACAAGTTTCTGGCCAACCTTCGGTAG